The genomic region GGTCAGTACGGCCGTGCGGGCGCCGTCGGTGAACGTGGCGACGACGGTGCCGCTCGGGTCGCGTGCCACCGTGCGGGCGGGGTTGCCGATCCGCTCGAAGTGCAGCGGCCCGCTGCTGACCCGGATTCCGTCACCCAGTGATGCTTGCGCTGCCTGTGAAACCCTTGATGTCGTTGTTGCCGGTGAGGCATCAGGTTGGTCGGTACGGTGCTTGAGCTGCAGGGACAGCTCGCAGCTCGCCGCGAGCAGGACGGCTGTCACCAGGGACAGGACCGTGTTCCTGGTCAGGGAGAACCTACGGATTCTGGGCAGGAGGCGTTTCACTGGTCAACTCCGGATGGAGGGAAGGAGAGATGACGCCGCAGGTCGGTGCGGGGGCGGCTCATTTCGTGGGCAGGGCGCCCAGCAGCAGCCCGGACACCAAGATCACGTAGGTGGCGAAGGTGACCGCGCCGGTGGAGAGGACCGTCGCCGTCTTGGGCTGCCTCTCCAGCTGGTAGGCGATGAGCCCGGGCACGATGAACCCGAGGGCCTGATGGGCGAACAGCAGGGGGAACTCCTGCTGGAGCAACAGGGAGAGTCCGGCCTGGAGCAGGACGCCGATGAGCACGACGGCGGCGAACAGCCGCTTGCCGTAGAGGATGACGAAGCGTTGCAGCAGCTTGGTCAGCAGGTAGGTCAGGCCTGCCACGGCCGCGACCATGGCGGCGCGCCGCAGATCGTCGACGAGGGTGAGGGCGAGCCAGCCGGGGGTGATCATGCCGCCCGGTGAGAGGTTCGTGGTCAGGTAGCAGAGGAGGGAGAAGACCAGACCGAGTGCGATGCCGATGGCGGCGATCTGCGGGGTGACTACTGCGGGGATCAACGGGATGCTCCATGGGCGGAGTTGTGGTGGGCGCCGGGCGGTGTGAGGGCGTCGCTCGGATCGGCGGGGTCGGCGGCGGCGAGGTGGTCGGGCGGCAGTGCCGCGAGCCGCTCCAGGAAGAGTTCGCCCTGGCCGTGGATGTTGCCGATGGCGACGAGCGAGGAGTTGGGCCCCAGGTGAGCCAGCAGCTCCGTGGTGAGCCGGTCGGGGTCGCGGCGGTCGCCGCCGAGATCGACGACGTTCCCGGTCCAGTGCGCGGGGATGGCGTCGGCGGCCGACTTGGTGGGGTGGCCGATGAGGAACACCGTCTCCGGGTCTAGCTGGGGGATCAGCGCGCCCATCTGCCCGTTGCGCTCCACACGGTCGGGACGGCAGTTGATGACGACGTGCAACGGACGGTGGATCGCGGCCAGTTCGAGCAGCTGCTTGATGTTCATCAGCGTCGACTCGGGATCGTTGGCGGCGAAGACGTTCGCGAAGCGCAGCCGCTTTCCGTCCGGGGTGCGGTACCGCTCGACGGAGAGCACACCCGGGTCCGGGGGCGCCGCGTACATTCCCTTCAGCGCGGTCGCGCGGTCCACGCCGAGCAGTTCGGCGACCGCGATGGCGATGGCGACGTTCTCCTTGAAGGTGAACCAGCTGAAGCCGCGCAGTTCCTCGTCGGTGACGGTGTCCGGGTCGGCGTAGACCAGCTCGCAGTTCCGGGCGTCGGCCTCCTCCTGAAGGATGTGGAAGCGCTCCTTCTCGGCGGTGACACAGACGCCGCCCTCCGGCATCGAACGGCACAGGGAGCGGGCCACGTCGTCCAGCGTCGGGCCCATCTCGGCGAGGTGGTCCTCGCGGACGTTGCAGAGCACGCCGATGGTGGAGCGGATCAGCTTGGACTGGTTGATCTCCTGGAGCGCGGGCATGACGGCCATGCACTCCATGACCAGGACATCGGGCCGGTAGCCGGCGGCCCGCCGGACGATGCCGATCTGCTCCACGACGTTGGCGATGCCGAACTTGCGGTAGACCGGCTCCTCGGTGGCATCGGGGTGGATGAACCGGGCCGCGGTGCCCGTGGTCTTGGCGACGGTCACCAGGCCGCTGCCGCGCAGCGCGCCCGCGCACAGCCGGGTGATGGAGGACTTGCCCCGAATGCCGTTGACCAGCACTCGGGTGGGTATGGCGGCGAGGTTCGCGTCATGGCGGCGCTGTTCGACGATGCCTGCGACGAGCAAGCCGGCGCAGCACGCCGCGAGGACGCAGTACAGGAAGAGCATGGCAGGTCAGCTCCTGGGACCGGGGCCTGACGGGGAAGTGGAGGAGGTGGACGCCCCGTCCGGGGAACCGGGCACGGGCGGTGTGTCGGTGCGGAGAAGTCGCTGTCTGATCAGCTCGAGGCTGCGGGCGATGGATCCCACCTCGTCGTGGTAGCGCGGGTAGAGCACCGTTCGGCGGTCCCCGGCCGCCAACGCCTCGGCGCCCCGGGCGACTTCACGCAGCGGACGTACGACGACGAGGTACAGCCAGCCGATGCAGAGGGCGCCCGTGGTCACCCCCAGCAGACCGACGAGCATGATCCGCCGCTGTGCCTCGTACTCGGGCAGTCCGATCCAGAACACCGGCCTGATCGAGGCGACCTTCCAGCCGAGTGCGCCCGCGACGCCCAGCTTGTCGTTGAACGGCGCCACGGCGGCGACCGCCGGATCCCGCCGGCCGAGCAGCAGCTCGGCGGAGCCCTTGGTCGTGCGGTCGTCCTTCATCTGGGCCCGCAGCCGGCTGTCGGAGACCCGCCCGAAGGCCACGAACCCCTTGTTGGACGCGATGACCCGATGCTCGGAGTCCACCAGCCACACCGAGCCGAGACCGGGTCGGTCGAGGATGCCGGTCAGGTACTGGACCTTGAACTCGGCCACGACATAGTGGCGTCCGGATGCCGCCGTCCCACCCTTGACCGGCTGAGCGGCCACGGCGGCGAGCACCGGCTCCGTGCCGGAGGTGTTCGTCTGCCTGACCCCGGGCCTGATGCGGACCTTCGTCGGGGTACGGGGTTCGTCCCCGGCGCGGGCGAGGATCTTGCCGGCGCCGTCGACGACGTACAGGGACCGGTAGCGGCCGTGCTGCTCCAGGGACCTGTCGAGGACCTTGCGCGCCTCCTCCGACCGGGAAGCGTCGATCATGGTGGCCAGATGGGTGAGGTCCGCGTATCCGTCGTTGATCCCCCTGCGCACGCGATCCGCCGTCGTCTCGGTGCGTTGCCGCTGGTCGTCGGAGATCAGCCGGGGTACGACCGCAGCCGGGTGCGGCAAGGTGCTGCCGAGCGTCAGCAGCATCGACGCGGGCCAGGCCAGCAGAGCGAACGCGCACACCACGAGGACGGTGCGCAGTCCGAGCCGGCGCCGGCTCTTGCCGGTCCCGCGCGGAACACACGCCTTGGCCGGTGGCTGCGCGACCGTCTCCTGCGACGGCCCGCCCCTGCCGCGGAGTTGTAGGCGCAGCGCCTCCAGTGCGGCGCCGATCCGGGCGGGTTCTCCGAAGCGGGACACGTGGACGGGAGCCGTGAGGTCACCCGAGCCGAGCCGCTGCGCGTCGCGGCGCAACCGCAGCACAGGGCGCTGCACCAGCATGTGGAGGGCGGCGGTGACTCCGGCCGCGAGGGCCAGGAGCACGGCGGCGGCCAGGAGGGCGAGACGCAGGTCGCCGGTCCCTGCCCCATGGCGCTCGGTCTGCACCGTCGTGACGACCGTCAGTCCGAGTCCGCTGCTCGGACTCTCCTTCGAAGCAAGCCCCCGGGCCACTGCGGCGTACCCGACGGCGGTACGGGTGTTGCCTTCCGCCGCCCCGACGAGACTGCCGCTCGGACCGTTGAAGCCGCCGGCGGCGGTGTCCGACGGTCCCTTGCCCTGCGCCTCGCGGGCGGCGGTGCCGGCCAGCGCCTTGGCCTGCTCGGTGCCGGCTCCCGGCCCGGCCGAGGCGAGAGTGGCCCCGTCACGGTCCACGACGCCCAGCGTGTGCTGCTTGCCGACGGAGATGCCCGGCAGCTTCACGCTCTGGGAGGCGACGAGCAACTCCTGCCCGCCGCCTCGCGACAGCGTCGCGAAGGCCAGCAGCCGGGTGACGCCCGAGTCGTCCCGCACCAGTCTCGGTGGCGGGTTCGCCGGCAGCCCCCGAAGGTTCACCTTCCCGAGCGGTAGGGCCTCGCCCTGCGCGGCGAGCAGCCGACCGGTGGACTGGTCGACTACGGCGGTACCGCGCCACTTGGGGTAGGTCCGGTTGAGGCGGGTCAGCATTCCGTCCGCAGGTACGGACTTGGCGCCCGCGAAGTCCGCGGCCGCTGTCCGCAGATCGGTGACGCTCTGGTCGACGGCGCCCTGCAGCGCGACCGCCCCGTCCTCGGCGATGTGCTGCTGGGAGCTGAGGACGGCCTCGGGAACGCCGCGTTCGGCATCGCTCCCGACGGCGAACACCGTCAGGCCCGCGACGAGCGCCAACAGAACCGGCAGGGCCGCCAGTGGCGGCCGCACACCTCCTAACACCGCCATGTCCGCGCGACGCCGAGCGGAGCGCATTTTGGATATCGGGGATCGGGTGATGGTCAAGAAGAATCCTTTCCAGGAAAGAAGTTCTCGACCTGTCTGACGACGGGAATGCTTCGCCGGTTTATCGGGGAGGTGTGACGCTGCTCACCGAAAGAATTCACAGCCACCGTGACCTGCCGATTTGCACACCTGTGAGCATGGTGAATTTAGGCTTCACGAAATGCGAACAATTGCGATGGACCAACCCGAGAACAGGACGCCAATTACCCGCAAGGATTATTTTGCATTTCTTCTGCCTCGCCCATCCCGCAGTCGGCTGTTTCACCCCCGCCGATCGGCGGGGGTGCGGCAGTCGTAGAGGCCGAAGTTGCCCCTGGTGCGCCAGCCGTAGGCCCCGGAGCGGATGCGCTCGCAGTGGGACTTCACCCACGTCGTGGCGGGGGTGGTGGGTCGCAGGTGGGTGAGCAGCACGTAGCGGAGTTGGTGGGTGGCGATCAGGTTGCCGAGCTGCGGGGCGCTGGGGAAGGGGGTCTTCCCGGTGAATCCGCCCATGACGAGCACGGGTTGGGACTGAGCGCGCAGCAGACGTTCCGCGGGGTAGGCGGCCTGGGTCGCGAGCAGGTACTTCTCGCCTTTTCGGTGCGCGATGAGGTAGTCCAGCAGGGCGGCGTCGCGGGCGCTGGGCCGGCCGAGCTCGGCCCGGCGCAGGGCGCGCGGGTCGTGGAGGGCTCTGTGGTGGAACTCGCCGACCGGACCCGCTGTCGGGGACGTAGGGGCGCCCGCGTAGCGCGGGTCGAGGGACGAGACGGCCCAGCCGGCGGGTACGAGCAAAGTGGCCGCGATCCCGGCGGCCAGAGAGCCCTGGACCAGCCTCCGGGAGGCGCGTGACCCGCCGGACCACAGGCCGACGGCCCCGCACACCGCGAAGATCACGGCGAACGCCGGCAACCGGGAGACGAACCAGGTCGGCCTGTCGAGTACGAGCGCCCAGGCCACCGTCAGCACGATCGCCGACGGCAGCCACAGCCGTCGCCGGCCGCCCGCCTCGTAAGCGGACCGGAAGAGCGCGAGGCCGCCTCCGGCCAGCGCGGCGATCGCCGGTGCGAGCACGGCCGTGTAGTAGACGTGATTGCCGTTGGAGACGCTGAACACCACGGCATGGACGGCGAGCCAGCCGCCCCAGAGGAGGAAACCCGCACGCAGCGGGTCGGTCCGCGGCCGGCGGGCGCGCCAGATGAGAGCCGTGACGACGGCGAGCACGGCGAGCGGCAGGAACCAGGCGATCTGCGGGCCGACAGTGTGGTTGACGAGCATCCCCCAGCCGGTGTTCCCGGTCATACGGCCGGCGGCGGTGGCCGGAACGGCGCCGAACGCGGTGGCGTCCTCGCTGAAGCGGCTCAGGCCGTTGTAGCCGAAGACCAGGCTGAAGGGGTTGTTGTTCGACGTGGCATCGACATACGGGCGGTCGGCCGCGGGAGTCACCCACGCGATCAGCGCCCACGAGCAGGAGACGGTCAGCGTGACCGCACCGCTCAGCAGGAGGCGCAGAGCCCTCCGCAAGGGCAGGTCGGGCGCGGTGAGTTGATA from Streptomyces chartreusis NRRL 3882 harbors:
- the pgsB gene encoding poly-gamma-glutamate synthase PgsB — its product is MLFLYCVLAACCAGLLVAGIVEQRRHDANLAAIPTRVLVNGIRGKSSITRLCAGALRGSGLVTVAKTTGTAARFIHPDATEEPVYRKFGIANVVEQIGIVRRAAGYRPDVLVMECMAVMPALQEINQSKLIRSTIGVLCNVREDHLAEMGPTLDDVARSLCRSMPEGGVCVTAEKERFHILQEEADARNCELVYADPDTVTDEELRGFSWFTFKENVAIAIAVAELLGVDRATALKGMYAAPPDPGVLSVERYRTPDGKRLRFANVFAANDPESTLMNIKQLLELAAIHRPLHVVINCRPDRVERNGQMGALIPQLDPETVFLIGHPTKSAADAIPAHWTGNVVDLGGDRRDPDRLTTELLAHLGPNSSLVAIGNIHGQGELFLERLAALPPDHLAAADPADPSDALTPPGAHHNSAHGASR
- a CDS encoding poly-gamma-glutamate biosynthesis protein PgsC/CapC, with amino-acid sequence MIPAVVTPQIAAIGIALGLVFSLLCYLTTNLSPGGMITPGWLALTLVDDLRRAAMVAAVAGLTYLLTKLLQRFVILYGKRLFAAVVLIGVLLQAGLSLLLQQEFPLLFAHQALGFIVPGLIAYQLERQPKTATVLSTGAVTFATYVILVSGLLLGALPTK
- a CDS encoding ArnT family glycosyltransferase, with amino-acid sequence MAVVPTARSTGSPGLGRESHRRADRLEAPARWERPAPAAVLGVAALLYAWGMGHAAIHPYYSAAVRSMATSWRAFFFGGLDTSGSITLDKVPGAFWPDAVSVWIFGPHTWAAALPHVIEGVLTVWLLHRIVRAWAGPFAALIAALTLTFTPVTVALNRATIPDTALTLLLVAAAGALQKAVRTGRLLPLITCGVWVGLAFQTKMLQAWLVLPVFAAVYQLTAPDLPLRRALRLLLSGAVTLTVSCSWALIAWVTPAADRPYVDATSNNNPFSLVFGYNGLSRFSEDATAFGAVPATAAGRMTGNTGWGMLVNHTVGPQIAWFLPLAVLAVVTALIWRARRPRTDPLRAGFLLWGGWLAVHAVVFSVSNGNHVYYTAVLAPAIAALAGGGLALFRSAYEAGGRRRLWLPSAIVLTVAWALVLDRPTWFVSRLPAFAVIFAVCGAVGLWSGGSRASRRLVQGSLAAGIAATLLVPAGWAVSSLDPRYAGAPTSPTAGPVGEFHHRALHDPRALRRAELGRPSARDAALLDYLIAHRKGEKYLLATQAAYPAERLLRAQSQPVLVMGGFTGKTPFPSAPQLGNLIATHQLRYVLLTHLRPTTPATTWVKSHCERIRSGAYGWRTRGNFGLYDCRTPADRRG
- a CDS encoding cache and HAMP domain-containing protein, encoding MRPPLAALPVLLALVAGLTVFAVGSDAERGVPEAVLSSQQHIAEDGAVALQGAVDQSVTDLRTAAADFAGAKSVPADGMLTRLNRTYPKWRGTAVVDQSTGRLLAAQGEALPLGKVNLRGLPANPPPRLVRDDSGVTRLLAFATLSRGGGQELLVASQSVKLPGISVGKQHTLGVVDRDGATLASAGPGAGTEQAKALAGTAAREAQGKGPSDTAAGGFNGPSGSLVGAAEGNTRTAVGYAAVARGLASKESPSSGLGLTVVTTVQTERHGAGTGDLRLALLAAAVLLALAAGVTAALHMLVQRPVLRLRRDAQRLGSGDLTAPVHVSRFGEPARIGAALEALRLQLRGRGGPSQETVAQPPAKACVPRGTGKSRRRLGLRTVLVVCAFALLAWPASMLLTLGSTLPHPAAVVPRLISDDQRQRTETTADRVRRGINDGYADLTHLATMIDASRSEEARKVLDRSLEQHGRYRSLYVVDGAGKILARAGDEPRTPTKVRIRPGVRQTNTSGTEPVLAAVAAQPVKGGTAASGRHYVVAEFKVQYLTGILDRPGLGSVWLVDSEHRVIASNKGFVAFGRVSDSRLRAQMKDDRTTKGSAELLLGRRDPAVAAVAPFNDKLGVAGALGWKVASIRPVFWIGLPEYEAQRRIMLVGLLGVTTGALCIGWLYLVVVRPLREVARGAEALAAGDRRTVLYPRYHDEVGSIARSLELIRQRLLRTDTPPVPGSPDGASTSSTSPSGPGPRS